The Cyanobacteria bacterium QS_8_64_29 genomic sequence GCCAGGCGCGCCAGCATTTTGCGATCGAGCTGGATGTTGGCCTTGCGCAGCTTGCCGGTTAGCTGGCTGTAGGTCGTGCTGTTTTGGCGGGCTGCAGCATTGATGCGCGCGATCCACAGGCTGCGAAAGTCGCGCTTGCGCCGGCGGCGATCGCGGTACGCATAGCGCAGCGCCTTAATGACCTGCTGG encodes the following:
- a CDS encoding 50S ribosomal protein L20 is translated as MTRVKRGNVARKRHKKVLKRAKGFRLAHSRLFRPANQQVIKALRYAYRDRRRRKRDFRSLWIARINAAARQNSTTYSQLTGKLRKANIQLDRKMLARLAVLDPQAFSQVVERAQASSQ